In the Enterococcus saigonensis genome, one interval contains:
- a CDS encoding YhgE/Pip domain-containing protein, with amino-acid sequence MQHIRNVFELYKTDWKRIFKNPMATFLIVALMVLPSLYAWFNIKALWDPYGNTGELPIAVYSDDAGASLQGKKIEIGDQVIDTLHANKQLGWRFVDSKQELTKGVRSGKYYAGIYLPKEFSTDLLSFTTGTIKKPTIEYYINEKINAIAPKIADKGASSLQTQISDQFIDTASNTLLKVFNEIGYDIDSNLVSINKVKNLILTTNDNLDQIEGYTKEVVALKDKMPEIKEKLSKANQFIDYLPQVDEMGNKLVSLNDKMPQLKKEAAIILDLQAKIPEIQNAGKQLAMVDGDFDNIKSTMDAGIKDAKQGLTIIEQVQGVLPDIQKLGNEAQAFANTTKEGAEELQKAIPNITQSVNMILNNLQFIHTELNSALEDVSTALKDNQLSAEEKKAIDKTLQDFVSHLNTQQTIIQNLIDFINKLPNASDSQILQDLVSRLNNAKTLISGLATWITTLNSYIQAGDVNAALNFIDQVQNVGDEVNKVLSGIDATEISSEISKGLTQLIATINTADGLLTKAQHIDFQALLASTKTTVTNAIKILEKYQKEMPAIGKELHDANVMLNGHMSAIVAGINKGADLYQNDLPEVEKKLALAVDFYEKDWPGIKKDLTSTMGMVNEKLPEVEKALDVATDLIQNNWPSLRAGIEKAAAAIKKGEETADLGEVIKLLKLDANKESEFFTNPVALKTNQMYPMANNGSASTPFYTALCLWVGALLLSSVAATDVFIEDKNKGRFSKRETFVARMLTFLTEAVAQALIVTLGNYFLLGVDVKQPVYAVLFGLLVGLSFMMIVYVLAALFGNIGKGIAIIILVLSISGGGGNYPIQVSGKFFQMINPLLPFTHAVDLLRESAGGIYWANAWPNIFIMVGLFVFFGVVGTIAYPYLEGVTKKLGNMTKESHFFH; translated from the coding sequence ATGCAGCATATTAGAAATGTTTTTGAATTATATAAAACGGACTGGAAACGAATTTTTAAAAATCCAATGGCAACGTTTTTAATCGTTGCATTAATGGTTTTACCTTCTTTGTATGCTTGGTTTAATATCAAAGCATTGTGGGATCCATATGGAAATACAGGCGAGCTGCCAATTGCAGTCTATAGTGATGATGCAGGTGCTAGTCTACAAGGCAAAAAAATTGAAATTGGTGATCAGGTAATTGATACCCTTCACGCTAACAAACAATTGGGGTGGCGCTTTGTTGATTCTAAACAAGAACTGACAAAAGGCGTGCGTTCAGGTAAATACTATGCGGGCATTTACTTGCCAAAAGAATTTTCTACGGATTTATTAAGTTTTACAACTGGGACGATTAAAAAGCCTACGATTGAGTATTACATTAATGAAAAAATTAATGCGATTGCACCTAAAATTGCTGATAAAGGGGCAAGTAGTTTACAGACTCAAATCTCTGATCAATTTATTGATACGGCCAGCAATACTTTGTTGAAGGTATTTAATGAAATTGGCTATGATATTGATAGCAATTTAGTCAGCATTAATAAAGTGAAAAATTTGATTTTGACCACTAATGATAACTTAGATCAAATTGAAGGTTATACAAAAGAAGTTGTTGCTTTAAAGGATAAAATGCCAGAAATTAAAGAAAAGTTGTCTAAGGCCAATCAATTTATTGATTATTTACCTCAAGTAGATGAAATGGGAAATAAACTCGTCAGTCTAAATGATAAAATGCCGCAATTAAAAAAAGAAGCAGCTATTATTTTAGATTTACAAGCTAAGATTCCTGAAATTCAAAATGCTGGTAAGCAGTTGGCGATGGTTGATGGTGATTTTGATAATATTAAGAGCACAATGGATGCAGGGATCAAAGATGCCAAACAAGGTCTAACGATCATTGAACAAGTTCAAGGGGTTTTACCAGATATTCAAAAGCTGGGAAATGAGGCACAAGCATTTGCCAATACCACTAAAGAAGGGGCCGAAGAATTGCAAAAGGCAATTCCGAACATTACCCAAAGTGTTAACATGATTTTAAATAATTTGCAGTTTATTCATACGGAATTAAATAGTGCATTAGAAGATGTCTCTACAGCTTTAAAAGATAATCAGTTATCCGCTGAAGAAAAAAAGGCAATCGACAAAACGCTTCAAGATTTTGTTAGCCATTTAAATACACAGCAGACAATTATTCAAAATCTGATTGATTTTATCAACAAGTTACCCAATGCCAGTGATAGTCAAATTTTACAAGATTTAGTCAGTCGCTTAAATAATGCCAAAACACTGATTAGTGGTTTAGCTACTTGGATTACCACGTTAAATAGCTATATTCAAGCCGGGGATGTCAACGCAGCGCTTAACTTTATTGACCAAGTCCAAAATGTAGGCGATGAAGTAAATAAGGTTTTAAGTGGCATTGATGCCACTGAGATTTCCAGTGAAATTTCAAAAGGTTTGACGCAGTTAATTGCAACCATTAATACAGCGGATGGTTTATTGACAAAAGCGCAACATATTGATTTTCAAGCGTTATTAGCTTCAACGAAAACGACAGTGACCAATGCGATTAAAATTTTAGAGAAGTATCAAAAAGAAATGCCAGCAATCGGGAAAGAGTTGCATGATGCCAATGTAATGTTAAATGGTCATATGAGTGCAATTGTTGCTGGTATTAATAAAGGTGCTGATCTTTATCAAAATGATCTGCCGGAAGTTGAGAAAAAATTAGCATTAGCCGTTGATTTTTATGAAAAAGATTGGCCAGGAATCAAAAAAGATTTAACCAGTACCATGGGAATGGTTAATGAAAAATTACCTGAAGTTGAAAAAGCATTGGATGTAGCGACAGATTTAATTCAAAATAATTGGCCTTCGTTACGTGCGGGGATTGAAAAAGCGGCCGCCGCTATTAAAAAAGGTGAAGAAACTGCTGATCTTGGTGAAGTCATCAAGCTCTTAAAACTGGATGCAAATAAAGAAAGTGAATTTTTCACTAATCCAGTTGCGTTAAAAACCAATCAAATGTATCCAATGGCAAACAATGGCTCTGCTAGTACACCGTTTTATACTGCACTATGTTTGTGGGTAGGCGCATTGTTATTATCAAGTGTAGCAGCAACGGATGTTTTTATAGAAGATAAAAACAAAGGGCGTTTTTCAAAACGTGAAACTTTCGTTGCCCGAATGCTTACTTTCTTAACAGAGGCAGTGGCACAAGCATTAATTGTGACATTAGGAAATTATTTCCTATTGGGTGTCGATGTCAAACAACCTGTTTATGCGGTGTTGTTTGGATTGCTAGTGGGGCTTTCCTTTATGATGATTGTCTACGTCTTGGCGGCATTGTTTGGCAATATCGGGAAAGGAATTGCGATTATTATTCTTGTTTTGTCTATTTCTGGGGGCGGCGGGAATTATCCAATTCAAGTCTCCGGTAAATTTTTCCAAATGATTAATCCGTTACTGCCATTTACCCATGCAGTTGATTTATTACGCGAGTCAGCAGGAGGAATTTATTGGGCAAATGCATGGCCGAACATCTTCATTATGGTAGGATTATTTGTTTTCTTTGGGGTAGTAGGGACAATTGCCTATCCGTATTTAGAAGGTGTTACCAAGAAACTTGGGAATATGACCAAAGAAAGCCATTTTTTCCACTGA
- a CDS encoding HAD family hydrolase yields the protein MTEMVIFDMDGLLLDSEQMYQRGWLKVAKNHGISLTEADMRGWSGQSASQTMNKLAAHFGSEEIVEKMKIEREFFIAEELAKGALQLKPYAKETLAKVKEKGLFCGLATSTLRQRGEMYLDYFQLASFFDAITFGDDVKALKPAPEIYLTTAAKVGADPKNTIAAEDSLTGAKAAMRAGMKVVLIPDQSLPANHRNPAEIGLKPFLEGTTLKVLWDWLDTTSEK from the coding sequence ATGACAGAAATGGTAATTTTTGATATGGATGGCTTACTGCTAGATAGTGAACAAATGTACCAACGAGGTTGGTTGAAAGTAGCCAAAAATCATGGTATCTCACTAACGGAGGCTGATATGAGAGGATGGAGCGGGCAAAGTGCTAGTCAAACGATGAATAAACTAGCTGCTCATTTTGGCTCAGAAGAAATTGTAGAAAAAATGAAAATAGAGCGGGAATTTTTTATTGCTGAGGAATTGGCAAAAGGAGCATTGCAGTTGAAGCCTTATGCAAAAGAAACTTTGGCAAAGGTTAAAGAAAAAGGTTTATTTTGTGGCTTAGCAACGTCTACTTTGAGACAAAGAGGTGAAATGTATTTGGATTATTTCCAATTGGCTTCTTTTTTTGACGCAATAACGTTTGGAGATGACGTCAAAGCATTAAAACCTGCCCCTGAAATCTATCTGACAACTGCGGCAAAAGTTGGCGCTGATCCTAAAAATACGATTGCAGCAGAAGATTCATTGACAGGGGCTAAGGCAGCTATGCGCGCAGGAATGAAAGTCGTTTTAATACCAGATCAAAGTCTTCCTGCCAACCACCGCAATCCAGCAGAAATTGGCTTAAAACCTTTTTTAGAAGGCACCACTTTAAAAGTGTTATGGGATTGGTTAGATACCACAAGTGAAAAATAA
- a CDS encoding helix-turn-helix domain-containing protein, whose amino-acid sequence MRALLNTAAKRRLYLIEFLTKHQRWWSLEEVAAHLDCSTKTLITDVNYINDELEEYLHIDSSKVRGIKAHPLQSNKINNIYQNVIQNSNEFQFIEQVF is encoded by the coding sequence ATGCGAGCATTATTGAATACGGCTGCAAAGAGGCGTCTTTATTTAATTGAATTTTTAACAAAGCACCAACGCTGGTGGTCGCTAGAAGAGGTTGCAGCTCATTTAGATTGTTCTACAAAAACGTTAATAACAGACGTGAATTATATTAATGATGAATTGGAAGAATACCTTCATATTGACAGTTCAAAAGTACGAGGGATTAAGGCGCATCCGCTGCAATCCAATAAGATTAACAATATTTATCAAAACGTAATTCAAAATTCTAATGAATTTCAATTTATTGAGCAGGTTTTTTAA